From Phenylobacterium immobile (ATCC 35973), a single genomic window includes:
- the panD gene encoding aspartate 1-decarboxylase, which yields MQLTMMRAKLHRATVTQSDLDYEGSISIDADLLEASGILANEQVDVLNIANGARFTTYAIAAPRGGGTIGVNGAAARLVQKGDKVIIVAYGQMPAEEAQNYAPTVVLLGEGNAIKKAAD from the coding sequence ATGCAACTGACGATGATGCGCGCCAAGCTTCACCGCGCGACGGTGACCCAGTCGGACCTCGACTATGAGGGCTCGATCTCCATCGACGCTGATCTGCTGGAGGCCTCGGGCATCCTCGCCAACGAGCAGGTGGATGTGCTGAACATCGCCAATGGCGCGCGCTTCACCACCTATGCGATCGCCGCGCCGCGCGGCGGCGGCACGATCGGCGTCAACGGCGCGGCCGCGCGGCTGGTGCAGAAAGGCGATAAGGTGATCATCGTCGCCTACGGCCAGATGCCGGCCGAAGAGGCGCAGAACTATGCGCCGACCGTCGTGCTTCTAGGCGAGGGGAACGCGATCAAGAAGGCTGCCGACTGA
- a CDS encoding SIMPL domain-containing protein gives MKTLFRAAALAGLMATAALPATTALAQTAPAADTMFRATTFNLSAYGETRVAPDMATINLGVMTEAPTAAAAMRANAQKMTAVMSALGKAGIAAKDIQTSNLNLSAQYQYAENQPPKLTGYQVSNQVTVRVLDLARLGPAVDAVVASGANQVNGIAFGLDDPSAAENAAREDAVKALAAKADLYARATGYRVSRLVSLSEGGGYTPAPPMPMMAMAKRESFDAGTPVAGGQLSVRIDVTGLYELSR, from the coding sequence ATGAAGACCCTGTTTCGCGCCGCCGCCCTGGCTGGCTTGATGGCCACGGCGGCGTTGCCCGCGACGACGGCCCTGGCGCAGACGGCGCCTGCCGCCGACACCATGTTCCGCGCCACCACCTTCAACCTCTCGGCCTACGGCGAGACCCGCGTCGCCCCCGACATGGCCACCATCAACCTGGGCGTCATGACCGAGGCGCCGACGGCGGCGGCGGCCATGCGCGCCAATGCGCAGAAGATGACCGCCGTGATGAGCGCGCTTGGCAAGGCCGGCATCGCCGCCAAGGACATCCAGACCTCGAACCTGAACCTCTCGGCCCAGTATCAATACGCCGAGAACCAGCCGCCGAAGCTGACCGGATACCAGGTCTCTAACCAGGTGACGGTCCGCGTGCTGGACCTGGCCAGGCTTGGCCCCGCCGTCGATGCGGTCGTGGCCTCGGGCGCCAACCAGGTGAACGGCATCGCCTTTGGCCTCGACGACCCCTCGGCCGCCGAGAACGCCGCGCGCGAAGACGCCGTCAAGGCGCTGGCGGCCAAGGCCGATCTCTACGCCAGGGCCACGGGCTACCGCGTCAGCCGGCTGGTGTCGCTGAGCGAAGGCGGCGGCTACACCCCGGCCCCGCCCATGCCGATGATGGCCATGGCCAAGCGCGAGTCCTTCGACGCCGGCACGCCGGTGGCCGGCGGCCAGCTCTCCGTGCGGATCGACGTGACGGGGCTCTACGAGCTGTCGCGCTAG
- a CDS encoding MFS transporter — protein MKLSRLAFATVFACNFIMAIGHQGLMSVLPGVGRTMGLPDALISAAFGTSSLCIVLMSAFWARTSDRLGRKPVMLVGLGGFTVSMVLCAAVVAAGTHKLAPWFIIAPCLIAARSVFGLVGSAIMPSSQAFVTERTPRDDRAKAIAGLAGAGSMGTIIGPVLAPFLILPFVGFSGPMLIFAVLSAGAAVLVAANLREGPRLEEEPAFVAGGASAAALAKTPFWKDGRIMPFVVVGIATGVGQGALGQMLPFLIIDTVKGDLMEAQHSIAIALMIGAVAGLTGQWGLIRIFRMKPNHLILWGGGIALLGALVLLAASQFTMIVAGFAICCVGFSFVRPGYTAGMSLAVSLGEQGRVAGIAGAVGGALNIMSPLFVGLYQLSHNLPFAVTAALIGAGFVYSLFKPALRTAGLTPRPASAPAAG, from the coding sequence GTGAAGCTGTCGCGTCTGGCGTTTGCGACCGTGTTCGCCTGTAACTTCATCATGGCGATCGGCCACCAGGGTCTGATGTCCGTGCTTCCGGGCGTGGGCCGGACCATGGGCCTGCCCGATGCGCTGATTTCGGCGGCGTTCGGGACCTCCTCGCTGTGCATCGTCCTGATGTCGGCCTTCTGGGCGCGGACCTCCGACCGGCTGGGGCGCAAGCCGGTGATGCTGGTGGGCCTGGGCGGCTTCACCGTCTCGATGGTCCTCTGCGCGGCCGTGGTGGCGGCCGGGACGCACAAGCTCGCCCCCTGGTTCATCATCGCGCCCTGCCTGATCGCGGCGAGGTCGGTGTTCGGCCTGGTGGGCAGCGCGATCATGCCATCCTCGCAGGCCTTCGTCACCGAGCGCACGCCGCGGGACGACCGGGCCAAGGCGATCGCCGGCCTGGCCGGGGCCGGCAGCATGGGGACGATCATCGGCCCGGTGCTGGCGCCCTTCCTGATCCTGCCGTTCGTCGGCTTCTCCGGGCCGATGCTGATCTTCGCCGTGCTGTCGGCCGGGGCGGCGGTGCTGGTGGCGGCGAACCTGCGCGAAGGGCCCAGGCTGGAGGAGGAGCCGGCGTTCGTCGCCGGCGGGGCGAGCGCGGCCGCCCTGGCGAAGACGCCGTTCTGGAAGGACGGGCGGATCATGCCGTTCGTGGTGGTCGGCATCGCCACCGGCGTCGGCCAAGGCGCGCTGGGCCAGATGCTGCCCTTCCTGATCATCGACACGGTGAAGGGCGACCTGATGGAGGCGCAGCATTCCATCGCCATCGCCTTGATGATCGGCGCGGTCGCCGGCCTGACCGGGCAGTGGGGGCTGATCCGCATCTTCCGGATGAAGCCCAACCACCTGATCCTCTGGGGCGGGGGGATCGCCCTCCTGGGCGCGCTGGTGCTGCTGGCCGCCAGCCAGTTTACGATGATCGTCGCGGGCTTCGCCATCTGCTGCGTCGGCTTCAGCTTCGTGCGGCCGGGCTATACGGCGGGGATGTCGCTGGCGGTGAGCCTGGGCGAGCAGGGGCGGGTCGCCGGGATCGCCGGCGCCGTCGGCGGCGCGCTGAACATCATGTCGCCGCTGTTCGTCGGACTCTACCAGCTGAGCCATAACCTGCCCTTCGCAGTCACCGCCGCCCTGATCGGGGCAGGCTTTGTCTACAGCCTGTTCAAGCCGGCGCTTCGCACCGCGGGATTGACGCCGCGTCCAGCGTCGGCGCCCGCCGCCGGCTAG